The Dasypus novemcinctus isolate mDasNov1 chromosome 20, mDasNov1.1.hap2, whole genome shotgun sequence genome includes a region encoding these proteins:
- the LOC131274795 gene encoding alpha-2-macroglobulin-like protein 1, which yields MVKKNSSNEFQTTFDLTVTLKYTGIHNNSNMAIVDVKMLSGFTPVLSSIEELGKHDQVMKTDVNNGHVLFYLENVFDSANSFTFSVEQINLVSNIQAAPVMVYDYYEKDEYALVSYNINSISVPQ from the exons ATGGTAAAGAAAAACTCTTCAAATGAATTTCAAACTACTTTTGACCTAACAGTGACTCTCAA ATATACTGGAATTCACAATAACTCCAATATGGCTATTGTTGATGTAAAAATGCTATCTGGATTTACTCCAGTTCTGTCATCCATTGAGGAG CTTGGAAAACATGACCAAGTGATGAAGACTGATGTCAATAATGGCCATGTTCTTTTCTACCTGGAAAAT GTTTTTGATTCAGCAAACAGTTTCACTTTCTCTGTTGAGCAAATCAACCTCGTATCGAACATTCAGGCAGCCCCAGTCATGGTCTATGACTACTATGAAAAAG aTGAATATGCACTGGTTTCTTACAATATCAACAGTATTTCAGTTCCCCAGTGA